TCAGCTCTTGGAATGTTCATTGGAAAGCACTAAAGATGCGGGGTTTATGTTCACCCAGGAAATCCAGCCAATGAAGACGGGAGGCTGGTAGGTTATTCGCTATGATTATTTCAAGAAACCCAGAGAACCAGGTATTCCGTACAGCATTAAAAATAGAGGGTGAGGTTAGTCTTCCCGTTGTGCTAGCCTTGAGTCTAGCATTAGTAGTGCGTGAGGCTGTTCCTGGGTTAGTTTGAGCATTCCAAGTATCTCGCTGAACGTTTTCTCCTCCTCTACTTGCTCGTCTATGAACCAGTGCAGGAAGACCTCGGTGGGCTTGTCGCCTAGTTCTCTGGCGGCTTCGAATATCTTGTTTATGCTGTCCGTCACGGACTTCTCGTGCTTCAAACCCTCCTCAAACAGCTGGGTGATGCTCTCCCACTCAGTCGGGGGTTTCTCTATTGCTTCAAGGACTACTCTTTCACCGCGATCGTTTATGTACTCGTAGAACTTCATCGCGTGCTCTACTTCCTCTTTCGCCTGGATCCTCATCCACTTCGCGAAGCCGGGTAGGCCTTTGTGGTCCAGGTAGGCTGCCATTGAGAGGTAGAGGTAGGCCGAGTATAGCTCAGCGTTCAACTGCTTGTTCAGGAGTTCGAGTATGCGTTTATCCATCGTATATACCACCTGGTTGAGTTGTTTTATACCATTAATAGTGTCCCCTAGGCATGTTTATATGTATTGGGTATATGCAGTCTTGTTCAACAATTCTTTAAGGCGTCTGAGCCTCATTGTCTTGCTGAGGCCCTCTAGTTCCTGTTTATGTTTCTCTTCTAATTCTAGTGCTTTGTAGTGGGCGTATAGGGCATCCCAGATCTTCATACCGTAATCCAGTGTCTCGTAGTCATCTCTGGTTATCAGCCTTAATCCACTGAATAACGCTTTTACACCGGGGGCCTCCGGGGCTTTCTCCATCTCGCCTCTTATGTCTGCGGCATGGACTATCTGGGCTATCTTCTCTACAATAGGATCTTTGATGTTGTATTTCTCTACTATGGTTTCGAAGCTACACTTATTATCGTGGTGGCCTAGTTCTACTCCCTTTATGTCGAAGGGTGTTCCGTGCTCGGGTTTTAGTTCTTGCTCGGGCCAGTCTATAAATGTGAACTCCGCCTCGGGGTCTATGTAGCGTTTGATTAGCCATGCACTGGCCGTCCTATCTACGTGTGGGAAGCTTCGTGTAACCCATTTCAAAGGGTGTCACCTTGCAGGTGTGATTGTATAGGGTTCTTCTATAATAATTGGTTTACAAGTATTTACAACAATTTATATTAGATATATCTATCACATTATTAAATTGGTTTGAGAGGTAGGTGAACCCTGAAACACCACCATGGAACAATAATACTAACAGCATTGATAGTGGCAACACTAATACTCAACATAACAGGATACGCGGACACACAGACGAGTGTACTGCCTTATATCCCGCAGAAACATACAGGAGTATTGAAGGGAGACTACTATACACTCAATTACACATTGGTGAATGAGCCGTTCATAGATAAGAAGACAAGCATACTATTACTCTACATCTACAAGGCTCAACCGAATACTGGGCCGATGCAGTTGGAAATTGTGGTTGATGTGGGTAATAATAGTGTATTGGGGGTCAATCCTGGTAGAATTGACAAAGTGGTGAATCCACCTGTCTCCTACGGTTATACGAGAATAAACCTCACGATAAAAACCCAGAACCAACCAGATAAGGTGAATATAACACTCAACATCACACTCACACCATTGACTAATCAGAACAATAATAGCAAACAGGCGAGCATACCAATAACCATAGGCTCACTCTCAACAGAAGGTAGTGTTCCAACTCCAATAGTATATGGGGCAATAACATCTCTACTAGCATCAATACTCCTACCAACAACCCTATTCCTCTGGAACCGCGGTAGGAAAAAGCTAACGATAACATTCTCCCTGATAATAATATTCACGATAATCCTGACCTTCTGGAGCTTCCACACATACAATACAGAGAGCAACAATATAGTCCTACGCTACCTTTGGCAGCAAGGTAAAACAGGAGGGATAACATACATCTACAAGACAGGATCCACTTACAAGGGAATAACACTAGCCATAAGCAATACAATAAGCCTCAAAAACCATACAAAATGTCCACAACCCTTCTGCACCAATGGCAACGGCTTAACTGGGACAGGCTATTACTACCACAACGCACTCCGAGATGCAATGCTCCTCGAGAACAGTACAACCATAGGTTTCTACAGTAAGAATGGAATACTATTCTTCCTATACAAGAGACAGCCAAATACAACCATAGTACTAAACGCGAGCCACGGCTTCAACCCACCCATAGAAAAGAACTATTACCTGAAGCTATTCCTAGCACCCCCAGTAATCTCAGCTATCCTCTCTATCGGAGCACTAGCCTGGTCGAGGAGGAGGCGGTAACCGTGGAGTACGACATAGTGGTGGAGGATCTCCACAAGTACTACGGGAGCTTCCACGCTTTGAAGGGGGCGTCATTCAAGGTTCCTAGGGGTAGTGTTTTCGGGTTACTCGGCCCGAATGGAGCGGGGAAATCTACTACGATCAAGATAATTGTGGGCCTCCTGAAGCCGAGTAGTGGGAAGGCTCTAGTAAGAGGTCAAACCGCTGGTAGCATTAGTGCTAAGAAGCTGATCGGCTATGCACCGGAGCGGTTCTCTATAGCCGCTAGCTGGAGGCTACTTGACTTCTTGGTTTACATTGGCAGGCTGTATGGGTTGTCTAGTAGGGAGGCATTGGAGCAGGCCTTGAGCCTTCTAGAATGGGTTGGGTTGAACGGCTTTGAGCACGAGAGGTTCGGTAACCTGTCGGCCGGTATGAAGAGACGATTGGGATTGGCCCAGACATTGATAGGTGATCCCAGTATACTTGTGCTTGACGAGCCTACTGAGCATCTTGACGCTATAGGTAGGCTGGAGCTCCTGAATAAGATAAGGGAGCTGGCTGAGAAGGGTAGAACGGTTTTCCTCTCCACGCACGTTTTAGCTGAGGCTGAGAGGGTTGTTGATTATTATGCGATCATTCATAAGGGTAGAATTGTTTTCGAAGGGTCTAGGGAGGATGCAGAGTCCAAGCGTCTCGCCCGGATCGTTGTCGATAGGCCTAAGCGTTTTACAGAGGCTTTGGATAGGGCCGGGTTTAGGTATAGTGTCTATGGTAATCAGGTGATCGTTGATACTGGTGGGGATGAGAAGAGGGTTCTAGGGTTGATTTTGGAGAGTGATGTTAAATTGTTGAAGTATGAGGCTGGGTCGGGTATAACTGATACTTTTATGAGGGTTATAGAAGGTGGGGAGGAGTGAGGCTCGGGGACAATAGTTTCGGTAGGCTGGCCAGACTCCTATCCATGGACACCCGTATACTAGCTGGATCCGGGGGCTTCATAGCATTCATCCTATTCATAATGCTCCCCAGCATCATAGCATTGTATGTTGCAGGCCTGTTCTGGATGCCCCAGTCCCATCAGGCTGTAATAACACTACAATACATTCACCCAGGAACGAGTATCTATGAAACATTCCATAACGAATATATCGGTACGGTAAAGTCGCTCACAGACATGGTGACAGGCTTCTGGGCTGGGTTCCCCATGCTAGTGATAGCAAGCCTAGTAGCATCAAGCTTCATTTCGGGTGAACGTGGTAACGGGACATTCAACCTGCTCGCAACTAAGCCCATTAGGAGGTACGAGCTTGTGCTGTCGAAGGTGATAGGGTTCTCACTACTCTCCTTGGTTGCTTTGGCTGTTGTGCAGACTATTAACGTGTTGGTAGTGGCGGCAAGCTTCTACAATGGACTAGGGGCGGGGAAGGTGTGGGATGCGCTCACAGATTCATCCAGGTACATCGGTTACTACACACTAGTCTCATGGCTCTATCTAATCTCTATACTCGGTTTGACACTGTTGATCTCGACTCAGACTAAGAAGGTTTACATAGTTGTCCTCGGAGTCGTGGGCTACTACATAGGCTTAGCGATAACGAGTCAGATAATAACGGGCCTGATAGGAGGGAGCATAGCACAGGAGATAAGCACGATACTGTTGAACGCTGACTTCTCCTACCACGCAAACATAGTACTACACCAATGGGTCTACGGAACACTAGAGAACATACCATACAAGGGGATAACACCCTCGTACCCAACCAGCCTAACGGCATTAACAATCATACCTATACTATTGATAGTTACGACGCTGGTTATCATGGAGAGGAAAGACCTAGACTAGGATGATATAATCCCCTCCGGCCAAATCATTCATTGAGGGAACCACGGTATGAACTGTAAACACGACGTATACTCAAACAGGCCTATAGAAGAGGAGATCAGATCCCTACTAGAAGGCTATAGTCTCCACACACCGCCCAATCCTCAGTCAGGATGGGATGCGTGGAGAGAGGCGAGGCAAAGCAGGGTCTACATAAACTGGTTCACCCCGATAACAAGAGAAATGCTCTCTGATAAGGGGTGTATTGAAGTTATAATAGTGAGGAGCAGCGGTGTCGACCACATCGATCTAGAGGCCGCTGACGAGAACGGTGTATGCGTTTCCAACCAACCGGAGATAATCACTGAAGCCGTGGCAGAGTTCACTATAGCGGGAATACTAGGTGTTCTCCGCAGAATGGTTTCCATGCATCAGCACTACCCTAAGTGGAGTAGGGAGGGATGGCCACAGCACCTAGCCGGCTTCCTGCTTAGGGGCAGGCGTGTAGGGTTGCTTGGTGCTGGAAGAATAGGGCAGAGTGTTGCATTAAAACTGTATGCCCTTGGAGCCGGTGGATTATTGTATTATTCTCGTACAGCCAAGCCCGCACTAGATACACTAGGAGCCCGTAGAGTCTCACTGGTAGAGCTATTCGAACACTCCGATATTCTAGTGAACTCATTGCCCCTAACAAAACATACGAAGCACCTGGTAACAGTAGATCTCCTCCTGAAACTACCACGGAACGCCGTATACGTGAATATAGGCAGAGGAGCAACCGAAACGCCAGACGCAATAGACACGGTAGCCGAGAAAAGACCTGACCTACACTTCATACTAGACGTCCACCCAGAAGAACCCACACGCCAAGACCACCCGAGGATGAAGTACACCGGTGATCCAAGGTTCCTGTTAACACCACACGTAGCAGGATTAACACACGAGTCAAGAATAGGCTCCACAGTACTAGCAGTCCTCCAAGCAAGGGACTACTTTAGACACAACTGTGTATGGAACCCTGTAACTAGAAACTGTAAGCAATGTTCATGGGGGGTAACTGATATTGATAAAATCATTGAATTGACGAGGAAATGGGCTTGGAAGAAAGGTTTTTCTAAACAGGCTTAAGGTGATATATTAGTGGATGGTGAAGTATGAGCGTTGAATAAAAATAGAAATGTCAGTATTATAATTCCATCAATACGTCCTCACTTGTTCATTAGAGCGGTTAGAAGCGTTATTAGGCAAAAGTATAAGGAGGGTGTATTAGAGATCATTGGGGTTATTGACAAAGAAAAAGTTGACATTATTGAGAGGTTTATACATAATACCGAAAAGAGTTTAGAATCTAAATATAAAATGATACTAGTCCCTGCTAGTGAGAGGGTAGGCCCTTCTATTGCTAGAAATGTCGGCCTTAAGAACGCCTCTTATGAGCTGGTCGCTTTTCTCGATGATGATGATATATGGCTGAGGAACAAGCTTAGTGTTCAGTTGAAGATCTTGGATAGGTATGGAGTAGATGTTATAATAACCAAATGTATTAATAAACTAGACAGTATTTTTTATTTTTACCCCAAATGTTTCACAGAGGCATTTAAAATTATAGATGGGAAGGATATTTTTCTTTGCTCATTGGGTTTAACATCGACAGTATTGGCTCGTAAGGATGCAATATTAGGGACAGGAGGTTTTAACCCCGATTTGAAACGAGGAGAAGATGTTGAATTATGGATAAGAATTACAGAAAATGGCTATCGAATAGGGTTTCTTAATATTCCAACAATGGTTAGGTATTTGCATGAGGAAAATGTAACAAAGTCATCATTGGATAGCAATTATTTAAAATTCTTTATTAATGAAAGTATCAGGAACTTAAGTTATGGGGCTCGTTTCAAGAAGGAATTGCTTGCAAATAATTTCTATGGTATTGGAAAGAGGCTAGTATATACGGATCCTGTATTATCCTCGAAGTTTTTGAGCCTTGCATTTAGTTTAGGGTCTAGTAATATAAGAAAAAAGGTAATTTTACTACGTCTTGTTAGTAAGGCTAGTGGTAACAAAAATGTTTTACAAGAGTTATATGATATTATGTTCAAATTAACAGCAAGCTCCTTATGGAGAAATAATTTAGAACAGGTTTAACCTTTTAATCAAAAGATTCCTTGCTTCTATGAGTATCTTATCCATGTTCCAGTAATGCCATAATCCCCATCGGCCGAAAGGTAGTATTTTAAGTTCTTTTAACCTGCTCGTAATCCTATTTCTTATTACTTTGTGACCCTTCCTGTAGATGGGATAACCATATTTGTTATACCAAGACCTAATGAAGAGAAGATTTCTCTCTGATTCATCCAAAATTCCTATGGATTTTAGGCCTTCTAGCACTTTTGATTCTATATAGTTTTGATTGAATGTGTCATTAGGTTTCAACGTAACTTCTACTATTATTGACGAATTGTTCCTTGGTGCATTCATGGGACTGTAATTCGATATCCATGCATATCTGTGAAATATTATCGTTTTATCAGGGACATATACCCAATGCATTTTTGGAGCATTCCCCCTAAGTGCTACTGCTACTACAGCAACGCTGTTGTAATCTAGCATTGAGGAAAGGCGTTTTGTCTCTTTGTCAATGTCAATAATTCGCAATAGCTCATTCAATGGTATTGTTGAAATGATTTCCTTACTTCTAATTTTATTGTTAATGATTAGGTAGTCTCCATTAAATTTGATTCTCTCTATTTTAGTTTTAGGAAGAATTTTTATATAACTACTAATTTGTCTGTATATGGAATTGAATAATGTTCTTATACCACCTTTATAAGGATAATAGAATATGGCTTGCTCTGTGTATCCTTCAGTTTTTAACCCCACCCCTGCTTTGATAACGTCCTGCCAGTTAGGTAGCGGAAGTCGGCCTGGAGTATAAACCCAATCACTATCTATGTCAGCAAGATTTCTTTTCCAAATCTTTTCATTATAGGGGATTAAGTACATGTCACCAATTTCTTTTCCAAAGGTACCATAGATCCACTCTAAGAGATTGTTAGGTCTCCATTTGGTTTTGCAGCTGTTTTCAATTAATGATACAATAAACGAAGATAATATCCGGTATCTACTTTTTTCATTCAGCACCCATATACCATTCTCAAAGGGATATGGTACAAAATTATTTTCTAGGTATACGTAAGAGTTTCTATGGTGTTTAATGTATTTTTCATTATTACGTTCAAGTAATTCCAGCATAAAAGAAAGGATACCTTCATTTCTAGAGAAAATAACATGGCTGCCACCAGTATCAAACGTAAATCCATTAATTATATTGGTTGACATCAATCCACCATTCGGTAAAGTTTTATCAATACATAGGATATTGCCTTTAAACCTGTTTTCCTTAAGCATAAGGGAAACGCTGGCACCGGACCATCCGCAACCTAGGATAACAATATCGTATACATCAGTGGCCATGTGACTCCCCAAGTTATTCAGTTTAGATTTAATATCTAAAACTTAATTGAGTGAATTTCATAAGATGATAGCAAGGTGTACCTTAGTGAAAAAGACGAGGTGTATTAAGGTTCTTACACTTTACGTTACTAGAAACAGTGAAACATTCAATATTAGAAACTATAAAAGCGTGAGGTTTCAGAGAGGTGTATGTCAAGACATTTATATAGTCTCAGCAGAACCAGTTGACGGTTTAAACAACATTGTAATAAGTCCGCCTAAAGGGTATCAGGTTCCAATAAGAGTGTCTATATCGTTAAATAAAGCATTAGCGTACTTGGTTCGTAATGGAACAAGACTTATTGACTATGATTACATTTTCAAGGTCGATGGAGACGCTTTATTGCCCGTGGATTATCTCGAAAACCTACTTAGAAAACAGCCTTTATTGGGTGGATCGGGACAGGCCATGGTTATATCTACGCGTTTTTTCATGGGAGCCTTAAAGGGGTTATATCCCATTAAATATAGTGATGATGGTTTTGTATTTTCGCGTGGCATAGCACTAGGTATTTGGCCAGAAGAATATAAGGGGCTTGGGCCTGGCGTTATAGTTCCCCGTAATGAAGAAAACATAAGGAAGAGGGGATTTATTTATGGTATCGAGTATTATAAGTGGGGTACTCCTTTACAATTCCTGTTGGTATGGATAGTTGTAAGCTTATTGAAACGATTTATGGCATTTAATCGAAGAAATAATCAAAATGATAAGGGGATATCTAATTGGATATGGAATTTGTCAGGCTTTATATATGCAGCGATAAACGGTGTTGAAAAATATAGATGGAGTATTTACTACAAAAAATACCGGGTTTATCATTTCTTGAGGAAAATTAGAAATTACTTGACATAGTTTTCTGTTTTCACTTGATGAGTTTAGCTTTTGACAAATGAGTGATTACAAGCTTTTTTAAAAATTTTAAATCTCTTTGATCGATAGAGTTCTTGTTATATGTTAAAAGTTTGTCAAAATTCCATGTTGATATATTGTAGATGGCCTTCATACCTTTGTAGTATATTGCTATTCTATATGTTTCCCATTTAATTATTTTATTTAGATCCCGAAGGTTCACTATGTCTTTGTAGTTTAAATGGACTCCAAATGTTTCCGAATATACGTGATCTTCATATAAATCGTTTATAAGTAGAGGACTACCACGAGCGTGGGATACGACGAATTTCTTTAAGCTAGTGTTGGAAAGATATTTGTAATGTTGGGGTGTAATATTTGGTTCCTCAATGTAATCCGGGTACTTTATCAAAAAGGGTACTCTTAATAGTTCGTCGCATAAGAATACTCCGTGTGCAATTTTACCGTGTTCTCCTAGTAGTTGCCCATGATCACTTGTAATGATTATAAGGGAGTTGTCCAGTTCTTTTTCGTCATACATATAGCCTAGTAGTTTGTCTAGTAGATCCGATATGTACGATACGCTTCGTTCGTATCCCTGTTTCCATTTTATAAGATAGTTTTCATCGAGGGGATCTCCTATTAGTGAATTTATGAATTGTTCTAGGTGTTCTTTGCGATCTATAAAGTATGGTTCATGGGTTTCCATGAAGTTTATGAAGAAGAATTTCTTTGATTTAGGCTCTTTTTTGAGGATCCCTTTTATAGTATTTACAGTCTTTTCACCTCCTTTATCAAGAGGCCATTTTCTATTTATGATTCTGTTAATCCTAGTTTTAGTTATCATTTTGGTAAGGATGCTTCTATAGATTAGAGATATTTTCCTATTTTTAAGGAGGCGTATTAGGATCTTCCGTCTGCTTCTGGTTTTCAATTTATCCCTAAGATCCCTGAGGTACTGACGCTCGTATATTGATAAAAGGTCAATGTCGAATCCTCGTAACGTGTTATGGTATTCGTCAAAACCCCTAAACCCAAATATCGGGGAAATGAATGGGTTTTCAGATAGCAGATAAGTCCTATAACCATACATCTTCAGCTTCTGTTGAAGAGTAGGAAGATTTCTCGTAAGCCTCACCTTATAGTACTTTCTATCCTTCGATTCATGAGCACCATGAACTAATGGATAAACCCCAGTTATCATAGACGCATGACTAGGCGTAGTCCACGGAGACGACGATATAGCATTATTATACTCAGTGAACCCGTATTTTCTTAATTTCTCCATCAAAATAGCAGAGTAATCGAATCGGAGAGCATCCAATATTATCAAAAAAACATTCTTAGGGGAATTCTTTTCCATCTGCTATCAGCCATTTATCATTAATCTTTGAGAATTAACTCTATCAGGCGCTCTTTTATTTTTTCTATCGGTTTTTCTCCCTTCATCCCCTTCGAGACTGTCCCCTCAGGATCGTATACTGTGAATACTCCGTGCCAGTCGTGTACCGCGTCATCAGGGCCTCTATCGTTCTCCGACAGGTAGGGAGATTCGTATCCTATTGTCCCGGCTGCCCTCCAGTTTAGGTTGTCAAAATATGCCAGTAGGTCTGGCGGGTCACCGTTTACCTCCGGATATATGTCCCCTGGTTTCAGTGCCACATTAATCCACTGCTGGTTCTCTGGTCCCTTTATACGGGATATATCCCTTGCCAATTGGTTCAAGAGATCCTCGTACTCTTCCCTACCGACAACACCACTCGGCTCCCTGCCTCTCAGGTTCACGAAGATGCGGGAGTAGTAGCCTCCCCACCCCCATGCAAGGGTGTTATCCCAGTCAACCATCTCCCTAGTGAGATCTACACCAGGCTTCCTCGGTTTCTCCTTCAAATGGAGGTAGCCTTGCTGTATTAGCCACTCGTTCACCGCGAATGCCCCAGTCATGGACTTTATACCGTGGTCCGAGACAATAACGAAGATCGTGTCCTCCGGCAGCTTCTCCCTAAGCTCACCTACACCCTCATCTATCATCTTATAGAACTCAGGTACAGCCTTACTCAACTCCGGATCCTCAGTATACCTGGGATGAGATACGTCGAAGTACTTCCAGAACGCGTGGTGTAACCTATCTATCCCTATCTCCACATACACGAAGAGATCCCAAGGCTTCATCCCCGCCAGGTACTTAACAACTTCGAGGTGTTGCCTAGTCATGTTGAATAAATCTCTCCGAACACCCTTCTTATCCTCACTCCTATAAACGATATCGAAGATCAACGGGCCGAACCTGTTTTCAACCTCCTTCTTCAACCATGGAGGAAAGGAGTACTGAGACTCGTGGCTGGGAGTCATAAAGTCCGAAATCATAAACCCCTTCACAGGTCTAGGAGGATATGTTGGAGGTACACCGAAAACACCGACCCTACCGCCACGGCTGCCTACTTCATCCCAGAGAGTCCTATGCTTAATGTAGTTATAATTGATAATATAGGAGTGGCCGACGTCACCGGGCTTCCTGTGGCGGAACCCGTATATCCCAAGCTCACCCGGCGTTTTCCCCGTGAACATGCTCATCCACGCAGGTATAGTTATTGGCGGATGACTTGTCCTCATAAGATACCTCTCAGACTCATCGACAAGTTCAGCTATATTAGGAATCTCCACACCATACCTCTCATAGATAGTTTTAGGCGGAGCAGAATCCAACCCGAGTATAAACATCCTCCTCAACATACAAGGCCTCCATATCACTCTACAAATGGGTTATCGTAGCTTAAAACGACTTCCGCCACCTCAGGCCTCATCATAGTCTCAGGAGGCCTCTCCCCACTCAGGATCATCCGCCTCAGCTTGGTACCGCTAATCCTTACCCTATACTCGTCAGGATGAGGGCATATCTTCTCATTCACCATCCCACCACACTTTCTACAATAAAACGATTCCCTTATGAATAATGGTGTAATACCTAGATCCGGAAACTCCTTGAAGAGATCCCACGCCTCATAAGGCCCATAATAATCGCCAACCCCAGCATGATCCCTACCCACAATGAAGTGGGTGCAACCATAGTTCTTCCTCACAATAGCATGGTGGATAGCCTCCCTTGGCCCGGCGTAACGCATCTCCATCCACAAGACGGATAATACTACTGCATCCTTAGGGTAGTAGTGCTGTATCAATGCTTTATAGGCGTTCACTATAACTTCGTCCTTATAGTCCCCCGGTTTCTTCCACCCCACTAAGGGGTGTATGAGCAGGCCGTCAGTGAATGTTAGGGCCGCCTTCTGAACGTACTCATGCCCCCTGTGGGGCACGTTCCTCGTCTGGAAGGCTACTATGTTACGCCATCCCCTCTCGCGGAAGAGTATCCTCGTCTCAATAGGCTCTAGCATCAGACTCGGGAATGGCCTCTCTATATCCCCTATTAGATCAATCCTACCTCCCAGGAGCTTTTCTTTTCTTTTCATGGTTTTCACTACACCGGGATGATCAGGATCTAATGTACCGTATACCTTCTCAGCATACCTCCTCTTATCCCAGCTATACATCTCTTCTATCCTAAGTAGGGCAACAGGTTTGCCGTTGTATCTTAGTATAACGTCATCGCCCTCCCGTAGCTCTCCCAGGATCGCCGGGTCTACGTCGAATGTTATTGGTATCGTCCAGGGAGTGTCGTCTGGTAGCCTCATGTGGTCTAGTATGAAGTCAAGCTCCTCCCTAGTGTTGAATCCCTCGAGGGGGGAGTAAGAGCCTACAGCTATGTTGTATATATCCGATAGAGTATTCTTATCAATATTGATTGACGGGAACTCATTTGCCTGGTCTCGGAGTGCTTGTCTCCTACGGCCTCGTATGACTCTGTTAACTAGTTTTCCGCCGTGGGGTTTTGATACCATTCTTCATCACCATTTTAGAGGTAGCCTAGTTTCTTGAGCCTATCGATTATCTGGTCTTTCTCTTCTTCGCTTAGCGGTTCCTCCGTTTCCCTCGCCTTCTCATATTCCACCACTATTTCCCGTAGGATGTATGTTACGAACTGGGATACATTCGCGAACCCTGTTCCCTCTATGATTCTCTTGAGCCTATTGTACAGGGTTACTGGTATAGATACTGTCGTGTACTTCGTTTTCCCCGGGTCTTTCTCCGGCAATAAGTATCCACCGGTTCAAGGATGTCTATGTACTGTAATAATAAATAATTAGATTTAATGAAAACGGTTAGAAGTATTCCCCGCTAATCTAGGTTTCAGCGTGGTTAGCTATTATATAGTGATATGGCAACATAGATATAATCAAGGGAAGGGTAGAGTAATTTGAGAGGGACAGAGAAAATACTAATAATAATACCAGCTAAAAACGAGGAAGAAAACATACAGTATTCCGCGTTATCAGTAATACACAGTGTAGTGAAAGCG
This region of Candidatus Tiamatella incendiivivens genomic DNA includes:
- the sat gene encoding sulfate adenylyltransferase, giving the protein MVSKPHGGKLVNRVIRGRRRQALRDQANEFPSINIDKNTLSDIYNIAVGSYSPLEGFNTREELDFILDHMRLPDDTPWTIPITFDVDPAILGELREGDDVILRYNGKPVALLRIEEMYSWDKRRYAEKVYGTLDPDHPGVVKTMKRKEKLLGGRIDLIGDIERPFPSLMLEPIETRILFRERGWRNIVAFQTRNVPHRGHEYVQKAALTFTDGLLIHPLVGWKKPGDYKDEVIVNAYKALIQHYYPKDAVVLSVLWMEMRYAGPREAIHHAIVRKNYGCTHFIVGRDHAGVGDYYGPYEAWDLFKEFPDLGITPLFIRESFYCRKCGGMVNEKICPHPDEYRVRISGTKLRRMILSGERPPETMMRPEVAEVVLSYDNPFVE
- a CDS encoding ribbon-helix-helix domain-containing protein; this translates as MPEKDPGKTKYTTVSIPVTLYNRLKRIIEGTGFANVSQFVTYILREIVVEYEKARETEEPLSEEEKDQIIDRLKKLGYL